Proteins from a genomic interval of Streptomyces sp. NBC_00820:
- a CDS encoding GNAT family N-acetyltransferase, with translation MLTQTTSRVLDPSDLDAALAVLDREPVANAFVTARVRIAGLDPWRLGGEMWGWYEDGMLTSLCYAGANLVPICATPRAVRAFADRARRAGRRCSSIVGPVEATGELWRLLEPHWGPAREVRSHQPLMVTDRASADSAPDPYVRRIRKDEMETIMPACVAMFTEEVGVSPLAGDGGLLYQARVAELVGSGRSFGRLDEHGKVVFKAEIGAATSHACQIQGVWVAPEYRGRGLAAPGMAAVLQYALADVAPVVSLYVNDYNTAARRTYRRVGFQEIGAFMSVLF, from the coding sequence GTGTTGACCCAGACCACCTCACGGGTGCTCGATCCGAGCGACCTGGATGCCGCGCTCGCCGTCCTCGACCGCGAGCCGGTCGCCAACGCCTTCGTGACCGCCCGGGTCCGCATCGCCGGCCTCGACCCGTGGCGCCTCGGCGGCGAGATGTGGGGCTGGTACGAGGACGGCATGCTCACGTCCCTGTGCTACGCGGGCGCCAACCTCGTCCCCATCTGCGCCACCCCGCGCGCCGTCCGCGCCTTCGCCGACCGCGCCCGCCGGGCCGGCCGCCGCTGCTCCTCCATCGTCGGCCCCGTCGAGGCCACCGGTGAACTCTGGCGCCTGCTGGAACCGCACTGGGGCCCCGCCCGCGAGGTCCGCTCCCACCAGCCGCTCATGGTCACCGACCGCGCGTCCGCCGACAGCGCCCCGGATCCGTACGTCCGCCGCATCCGCAAGGACGAGATGGAGACGATCATGCCGGCGTGCGTGGCGATGTTCACCGAGGAGGTCGGCGTCTCCCCGCTCGCGGGCGACGGCGGCCTGCTCTACCAGGCCCGCGTCGCCGAACTCGTGGGCTCCGGCCGCTCCTTCGGCCGCCTCGACGAACACGGCAAGGTCGTCTTCAAGGCGGAGATCGGCGCCGCAACCTCCCACGCCTGCCAGATCCAGGGTGTCTGGGTCGCCCCCGAGTACCGGGGCAGGGGCCTGGCCGCCCCCGGCATGGCGGCCGTCCTCCAGTACGCCCTGGCGGACGTGGCCCCGGTGGTCAGCCTCTACGTCAACGACTACAACACGGCGGCCAGGCGGACGTACCGGCGGGTGGGGTTCCAGGAGATCGGCGCGTTCATGAGCGTGCTGTTCTAG
- the ispG gene encoding flavodoxin-dependent (E)-4-hydroxy-3-methylbut-2-enyl-diphosphate synthase — MTAISLGMPSVPTKLAERRKSRQIQVGSVAVGGDAPVSVQSMTTTRTSDIGATLQQIAELTASGCQIVRVACPTQDDADALATIARKSQIPVIADIHFQPKYVFAAIEAGCAAVRVNPGNIKQFDDKVKEIARAANDHGTPIRIGVNAGSLDRRLLQKYGKATPEALVESALWEASLFEEHDFRDIKISVKHNDPVIMIEAYRQLAAQSDYPLHLGVTEAGPAFQGTIKSAVAFGALLSQGIGDTIRVSLSAPPVEEVKVGLQILESLNLKQRGLEIVSCPSCGRAQVDVYKLAEEVTAGLTGMEVPLRVAVMGCVVNGPGEAREADLGVASGNGKGQIFVKGEVIKTVPESKIVETLIEEAMKLAEQMEADGIASGEPSVSVAG, encoded by the coding sequence ATGACTGCGATTTCTCTCGGCATGCCGTCCGTTCCGACCAAGCTCGCCGAGCGCCGGAAGAGCCGGCAGATCCAGGTCGGATCCGTGGCCGTCGGCGGAGACGCGCCCGTATCGGTCCAGTCGATGACCACGACCCGTACGTCGGACATCGGTGCCACCCTGCAGCAGATCGCCGAGCTGACCGCGTCCGGCTGCCAGATCGTCCGCGTGGCCTGCCCGACGCAGGACGACGCGGACGCGCTCGCGACCATCGCGCGCAAGTCGCAGATCCCGGTGATCGCGGACATCCACTTCCAGCCCAAGTACGTCTTCGCGGCCATCGAGGCCGGCTGTGCGGCGGTCCGGGTGAACCCGGGCAACATCAAGCAGTTCGACGACAAGGTCAAGGAGATCGCGCGGGCCGCCAATGACCACGGCACCCCGATCCGTATCGGCGTCAACGCCGGCTCCCTGGACCGGCGCCTGCTCCAGAAGTACGGCAAGGCCACCCCGGAGGCGCTGGTCGAGTCGGCCCTGTGGGAGGCGTCCCTCTTCGAGGAGCACGACTTCCGCGACATCAAGATCTCCGTCAAGCACAACGACCCGGTCATCATGATCGAGGCCTACCGCCAGCTCGCCGCCCAGAGCGACTACCCGCTCCACCTCGGCGTCACCGAGGCCGGTCCCGCCTTCCAGGGCACCATCAAGTCGGCCGTCGCCTTCGGCGCCCTCCTCTCCCAGGGCATCGGCGACACCATCCGCGTCTCCCTGTCGGCCCCGCCCGTCGAGGAGGTCAAGGTCGGCCTCCAGATCCTGGAGTCCCTGAACCTCAAGCAGCGCGGCCTGGAGATCGTCTCCTGCCCGTCCTGCGGCCGCGCCCAGGTCGACGTCTACAAGCTCGCCGAAGAGGTCACCGCCGGCCTCACCGGCATGGAGGTCCCGCTGCGCGTCGCCGTCATGGGCTGCGTCGTCAACGGCCCCGGCGAGGCCCGCGAGGCCGACCTCGGCGTCGCCTCCGGCAACGGCAAGGGCCAGATCTTCGTCAAGGGCGAGGTCATCAAGACCGTCCCCGAGTCCAAGATCGTGGAGACCCTCATCGAGGAAGCCATGAAGCTCGCCGAGCAGATGGAGGCCGACGGCATCGCCTCGGGCGAGCCGTCCGTCTCGGTCGCCGGCTGA
- a CDS encoding proline--tRNA ligase, with translation MANAPVQRMSQLLAKTLRDDPADAEVLSHKLLVRAGYVRRTAAGIWSWLPLGKKVLSNVERIVREEMDAIGAQEVSLPALLPREPYEATGRWNEYGQELFRLSDRKGGDYLLGPTHEEIFTLLVKDQASSYKDLPVILYQIQSKFRDEARPRAGILRGREFLMKDSYSFDTEDEGLAKSYALHRQAYQRVFERLGLDYRICAATAGAMGGSKSEEFLAPAEAGEDTFADCPNCDFAANTEAVGYGLVAVDGSAVPALEEIPTPDTPTIETLAASLGVPASATLKNLLVKVDGEIVAVGVPGDREVDLDKVEAHFAPAAVEMVTEADFAGRPDLVRGYVGPQGLGEKVTYIADPRVAPGTSWITGANKEHTHAKNVVAGRDFEVAEYVDVVVVQEGDPCPKCGTGLKLDRAIEIGHIFQLGRKYADALKLDVLGQNGKPVRVTMGSYGIGVSRAVAALAEQTADDKGLCWSKEVAPADVHVVAAGKALQTEVALDVSEKLAAAGVRVLVDDRAGVSPGVKFTDAELIGVPQILVAGRRAGEGVLELKDRKTGEREELTIEEAIARLTA, from the coding sequence ATGGCGAACGCACCGGTCCAGCGCATGTCCCAGTTGTTGGCGAAGACGTTGCGTGACGACCCGGCCGACGCCGAGGTCCTCAGCCACAAGCTCCTCGTCCGCGCCGGCTACGTCCGCCGCACGGCTGCCGGCATCTGGTCCTGGCTGCCGCTGGGCAAGAAGGTCCTCTCCAACGTCGAGCGCATCGTGCGCGAGGAGATGGACGCCATCGGCGCCCAGGAGGTCTCCCTCCCCGCCCTGCTGCCGCGCGAGCCCTACGAGGCGACCGGCCGCTGGAACGAGTACGGCCAGGAGCTGTTCCGCCTGAGCGACCGCAAGGGCGGCGACTACCTGCTCGGCCCGACCCACGAGGAGATCTTCACCCTGCTGGTGAAGGACCAGGCGTCCTCCTACAAGGACCTGCCGGTGATCCTCTACCAGATCCAGTCGAAGTTCCGCGACGAGGCCCGCCCCCGCGCCGGCATCCTGCGCGGCCGCGAGTTCCTGATGAAGGACTCGTACTCCTTCGACACCGAGGACGAGGGCCTCGCGAAGTCCTACGCCCTGCACCGCCAGGCCTACCAGCGCGTCTTCGAGCGCCTGGGCCTGGACTACCGCATCTGCGCGGCCACCGCCGGCGCGATGGGCGGCTCCAAGTCCGAGGAGTTCCTGGCCCCGGCCGAGGCCGGCGAGGACACCTTCGCCGACTGCCCGAACTGCGACTTCGCCGCCAACACCGAGGCGGTCGGCTACGGACTGGTGGCCGTCGACGGCTCGGCCGTGCCCGCGCTGGAGGAGATCCCCACCCCCGACACCCCGACCATCGAGACCCTGGCCGCCTCCCTCGGCGTGCCGGCCTCCGCCACGCTGAAGAACCTCCTGGTCAAGGTGGACGGCGAGATCGTGGCCGTCGGCGTGCCCGGCGACCGCGAGGTCGACCTGGACAAGGTCGAGGCGCACTTCGCGCCCGCGGCCGTCGAGATGGTCACCGAGGCGGACTTCGCCGGCCGCCCCGACCTGGTGCGCGGCTACGTCGGCCCGCAGGGCCTGGGCGAGAAGGTCACCTACATCGCCGACCCGCGCGTGGCCCCCGGCACCTCCTGGATCACCGGTGCCAACAAGGAGCACACGCACGCGAAGAACGTCGTCGCGGGCCGTGACTTCGAGGTCGCCGAGTACGTCGACGTCGTCGTCGTGCAGGAGGGCGACCCCTGCCCGAAGTGCGGCACCGGCCTGAAGCTGGACCGCGCCATCGAGATCGGCCACATCTTCCAGCTGGGCCGCAAGTACGCCGACGCCCTCAAGCTGGACGTCCTCGGCCAGAACGGCAAGCCCGTCCGCGTCACCATGGGCTCCTACGGCATCGGCGTCTCGCGCGCCGTCGCCGCGCTCGCCGAGCAGACCGCCGACGACAAGGGCCTGTGCTGGTCTAAGGAGGTCGCCCCGGCCGACGTGCACGTCGTCGCCGCCGGCAAGGCCCTGCAGACCGAGGTGGCCCTCGACGTCTCCGAGAAGCTGGCCGCCGCGGGCGTCCGCGTCCTGGTGGACGACCGGGCCGGCGTCTCCCCGGGCGTGAAGTTCACCGACGCCGAGCTGATCGGTGTCCCGCAGATCCTGGTGGCCGGCCGCCGCGCCGGCGAGGGCGTGCTGGAGCTGAAGGACCGCAAGACCGGCGAGCGCGAGGAGCTGACCATCGAGGAGGCCATCGCCCGCCTCACCGCCTGA
- the dxr gene encoding 1-deoxy-D-xylulose-5-phosphate reductoisomerase yields the protein MTDSPVSPAPLADPHLVYDPLAGDGPKDVVILGSTGSIGTQAIDLVLRNPDRFRVTALSANGTRVALLAEQAHRLRVRTVAVAREDAVPALREALSERYGTGEPLPEILAGPDAATEVAASDCHTVLNGITGSIGLAPTLAALEAGRTLALANKESLIVGGPLVKALAKPGQIIPVDSEHAALFQALAAGTRADVRKLVVTASGGPFRGRTKAELAHVTVADALAHPTWAMGPVITINSATLVNKGLEVIEAHLLYDIPFDRIEVVVHPQSYVHSMVEFTDGSTIAQATPPDMRGPIAIGLGWPERVPDAAPAFDWSKASTWEFFPLDNEAFPSVNLARHVGQLAGTAPAVFNAANEECVEAFRDGALPFNGIMETVTRVVEEHGTPVSGTSLTVSDVLEAETWARARARELTATTATAEARA from the coding sequence ATGACCGACAGTCCCGTCAGCCCCGCCCCGCTCGCCGACCCGCACCTCGTGTACGACCCGCTCGCGGGTGACGGCCCGAAGGACGTGGTGATCCTCGGCTCCACCGGGTCCATCGGCACCCAGGCCATCGACCTCGTGCTGCGCAACCCCGACCGCTTCCGGGTCACCGCCCTCTCCGCGAACGGCACCCGCGTCGCCCTGCTCGCCGAGCAGGCCCACCGGCTGCGGGTACGCACCGTCGCGGTCGCCCGCGAGGACGCCGTACCGGCGCTGCGCGAGGCACTGAGCGAGCGGTACGGCACCGGCGAGCCGCTCCCGGAGATCCTCGCCGGACCGGACGCGGCCACCGAGGTCGCCGCCTCCGACTGCCACACCGTGCTGAACGGGATCACCGGGTCCATCGGTCTCGCACCCACCCTCGCCGCCCTGGAGGCGGGCCGCACCCTCGCGCTCGCCAACAAGGAGTCGCTGATCGTCGGCGGTCCGCTGGTGAAGGCGCTGGCCAAGCCCGGCCAGATCATCCCGGTCGACTCCGAGCACGCCGCGCTCTTCCAGGCCCTCGCCGCCGGCACCCGCGCCGACGTCCGCAAGCTGGTCGTCACCGCCTCCGGCGGCCCCTTCCGCGGCCGTACCAAGGCCGAGCTGGCGCACGTCACCGTCGCCGACGCCCTCGCCCACCCCACCTGGGCGATGGGCCCGGTGATCACGATCAACTCCGCGACCCTGGTCAACAAGGGCCTGGAGGTCATCGAGGCGCACCTGCTCTACGACATTCCCTTCGACCGCATTGAGGTCGTCGTGCACCCGCAGTCGTATGTCCACTCGATGGTCGAGTTCACCGACGGATCCACGATCGCCCAGGCGACGCCCCCCGACATGCGGGGGCCGATCGCCATCGGTCTGGGCTGGCCCGAGCGCGTCCCGGACGCCGCCCCGGCCTTCGACTGGAGCAAGGCCTCCACGTGGGAGTTCTTCCCGCTGGACAACGAGGCCTTCCCCTCCGTGAACCTCGCCCGGCACGTGGGGCAGCTCGCGGGGACCGCTCCGGCGGTGTTCAATGCGGCCAACGAGGAGTGCGTCGAAGCCTTCCGCGACGGCGCGCTGCCCTTCAACGGCATCATGGAGACCGTCACCCGGGTCGTCGAGGAACACGGCACCCCGGTTTCGGGAACTTCACTCACCGTGTCGGACGTCCTCGAAGCGGAGACCTGGGCGCGGGCCCGGGCCCGCGAACTGACAGCCACGACGGCGACCGCGGAGGCGCGTGCATGA
- a CDS encoding ferritin-like domain-containing protein, with protein MSARIDAARRSDGPEQAELDAFQAALAAEHAAVYGYGVVGGRIGERRRTEARAAYDAHRARRDALVRQVRDLGGAPVAANAAYALPHPVTDAASAVRLAAELEERVAGVYSDLVRATAGVRRGAAAAALREAAVRAVRWSGESVAFPGLAERAGGPAGRAGATGTTAAPGSATPSA; from the coding sequence AGCAGGCCGAACTGGACGCCTTCCAGGCCGCGCTGGCCGCCGAGCACGCGGCCGTGTACGGGTACGGCGTCGTCGGCGGCCGGATCGGCGAGCGGCGGCGTACCGAGGCGCGGGCGGCCTACGACGCGCACCGGGCCCGCCGGGACGCGCTGGTGCGCCAGGTGCGCGACCTGGGCGGCGCACCGGTGGCCGCGAACGCCGCGTACGCGCTGCCGCACCCCGTGACCGACGCGGCCTCCGCGGTACGGCTGGCCGCCGAGCTGGAGGAGCGGGTCGCCGGGGTGTACTCGGACCTGGTGCGAGCGACGGCCGGCGTGCGGCGCGGTGCCGCCGCGGCGGCGCTGCGCGAGGCGGCGGTGCGGGCGGTGCGCTGGAGCGGGGAGAGCGTAGCCTTCCCTGGGCTCGCCGAGCGGGCCGGCGGCCCGGCCGGCCGGGCCGGCGCGACCGGCACAACCGCTGCGCCGGGTTCCGCGACGCCGTCGGCGTGA
- a CDS encoding aminoglycoside phosphotransferase family protein: MAFEPPQRLVRATGETAPPGDDWLARLPEATEQALARRELTVERLQVPGGRSSLVVLVRRADGTPAVLKLAPARARPESERAALAHWGGLGAVQLLETDARDAGEGALLLERLHPDVSVRTLPEAKALLEAAGTLRRLWVEPPAGATAHVFETVGERTGRQAEAMRAGARADAEARPLVETALAVREELLSAPPEHRLLHGTLRQSKVLRGERLPWLAVGPDPVVGECAFDLARLVRDRVEDLIATSSGPSITRRRIKKLAESLEVDQERLRGWTLFRAVESGVRARRVGREQDAELLLEFATWL; this comes from the coding sequence ATGGCTTTCGAACCGCCGCAGCGCCTGGTGCGGGCGACCGGTGAGACGGCGCCGCCCGGCGACGACTGGCTGGCGAGGCTGCCTGAGGCGACCGAACAGGCTCTCGCCCGACGCGAGTTGACCGTGGAACGGCTCCAGGTGCCGGGCGGTCGCAGCAGCCTGGTGGTGCTGGTCCGGCGTGCCGACGGCACCCCGGCGGTACTGAAGCTGGCCCCCGCCCGGGCGCGGCCGGAGAGCGAGCGGGCGGCGCTGGCGCACTGGGGCGGCCTGGGCGCCGTACAGCTGCTGGAGACGGATGCACGGGATGCCGGCGAGGGGGCGCTGCTGCTGGAGCGGTTGCACCCGGACGTGTCGGTGCGGACCCTGCCGGAGGCCAAGGCCCTGCTGGAGGCGGCGGGGACGCTGCGGCGGCTGTGGGTCGAGCCGCCGGCCGGTGCGACGGCCCACGTCTTCGAGACGGTCGGGGAGCGCACCGGACGGCAGGCGGAGGCGATGCGGGCGGGCGCCCGGGCCGACGCCGAGGCGCGGCCGCTGGTGGAGACGGCGCTGGCGGTCCGCGAGGAGCTGCTGTCCGCGCCGCCCGAGCACCGGCTGCTGCACGGCACGCTCCGGCAGAGCAAGGTGCTCCGCGGGGAGCGCCTGCCGTGGCTGGCGGTCGGTCCCGACCCGGTGGTCGGCGAGTGCGCCTTCGACCTGGCGCGCCTCGTGCGTGACCGGGTGGAGGACCTCATCGCCACGTCCTCCGGGCCGTCGATCACCCGGCGCCGGATCAAGAAGCTCGCGGAATCGCTGGAGGTGGACCAGGAGCGGCTGCGCGGCTGGACCCTGTTCCGCGCGGTGGAGTCCGGGGTGCGGGCCCGCCGCGTGGGCCGTGAGCAGGACGCCGAGCTGCTGCTGGAGTTCGCGACCTGGCTGTAG
- a CDS encoding GNAT family N-acetyltransferase, with the protein MDLVIGPLDLASHVDEALAVQAVAFGLGAEEVAVRRQIVQRHMRFPGARALGATTSDGYLVGFVYGMPNSRDHWWSTVVAPYLRAQENDGWLDDAFVITELHVHPDHQNRGIGRRLITTITDSAAQPRSILSAIDTDSPARGLYHSLGYVDLARRVHFPSAPRPYAVMGAPLPLRRM; encoded by the coding sequence ATGGACCTCGTGATCGGCCCCCTGGACCTCGCCTCCCACGTCGACGAGGCCTTGGCCGTGCAGGCCGTAGCCTTCGGACTGGGGGCCGAAGAAGTCGCCGTACGCCGCCAGATCGTCCAGCGCCACATGCGGTTCCCAGGCGCTCGCGCCCTCGGGGCCACGACCTCCGACGGGTACCTCGTGGGGTTCGTCTACGGCATGCCCAACTCCCGCGACCACTGGTGGTCCACCGTCGTCGCCCCCTACCTGCGCGCCCAGGAGAACGACGGCTGGCTGGACGACGCCTTCGTCATCACCGAGCTGCACGTCCACCCCGACCACCAGAACCGGGGCATCGGCCGCCGGCTGATCACCACCATCACCGACAGCGCCGCCCAGCCCCGCTCGATCCTCTCCGCCATCGACACCGACAGCCCCGCGCGCGGCCTCTACCACTCCCTCGGCTACGTCGACCTGGCCCGCCGCGTCCACTTCCCGAGCGCCCCGAGGCCGTACGCCGTGATGGGCGCGCCGCTGCCGCTGCGCCGCATGTAG
- a CDS encoding M50 family metallopeptidase — translation MTTLMFILGIGVFFAGLLISIAWHELGHLSTAKLFGIRVPQYMVGFGPTIWSRDKGDTEYGIKAIPLGGYIRMIGMFPPDDQGRVSARSTSPWRGMIEDARSAAFEELQPGDETRMFYTRKPWKRVIVMFAGPFMNLVLAVALFLTVLMGFGIKQGTNTIESVSPCVISQSEHRDACKKSDPASPAAAAGLRSHDKILSFDGKPTKDWNTLSDLIRDSAGKTVPIVVERGGQDLTLHAKIAVNKVAAKDSSGAYVQGRYVKAGFLGFSAAEGFVKLGFGDSVTWMTDRVGDAVENLVAIPGKIPALWDAAFGDGPREPDSPMGIVGAARITGDIATLDIPASQQVAMFVFVLAFFNLSLFLFNMLPLLPLDGGHIAGALWESLRRKVARVLRRPDPGPFDVAKLMPVAYVVAGVFVCFTVLVLIADVVNPVKIS, via the coding sequence ATGACGACCTTGATGTTCATCCTCGGCATAGGGGTCTTCTTCGCCGGCCTGCTGATCTCGATCGCATGGCACGAGCTGGGGCACCTGTCCACGGCCAAGCTCTTCGGCATCCGAGTCCCGCAGTACATGGTCGGCTTCGGCCCGACCATCTGGTCGCGAGACAAGGGCGACACCGAGTACGGCATCAAGGCGATCCCGCTCGGCGGCTACATCCGGATGATCGGCATGTTCCCGCCCGACGACCAGGGCCGGGTCTCCGCCCGCTCCACCTCACCGTGGCGCGGCATGATCGAGGACGCCCGCTCGGCGGCCTTCGAGGAGCTCCAGCCCGGCGACGAGACGCGCATGTTCTACACGCGCAAGCCGTGGAAGCGCGTCATCGTCATGTTCGCGGGCCCCTTCATGAACCTGGTGCTCGCCGTCGCCCTCTTCCTCACCGTGCTGATGGGCTTCGGCATCAAGCAGGGGACCAACACGATCGAATCGGTCTCGCCCTGCGTCATCTCCCAGAGCGAGCACCGTGACGCGTGCAAGAAGTCCGATCCCGCCTCCCCGGCGGCCGCGGCCGGGCTGAGGAGCCACGACAAGATCCTCTCCTTCGACGGCAAGCCGACCAAGGACTGGAACACGCTCTCCGACCTCATCCGGGACAGCGCGGGCAAGACCGTCCCGATCGTCGTGGAGCGGGGCGGCCAGGATCTGACCCTGCACGCGAAGATCGCCGTCAACAAGGTCGCCGCGAAGGACTCGAGCGGCGCCTACGTCCAGGGCAGGTACGTCAAGGCCGGCTTCCTCGGCTTCAGCGCCGCCGAGGGTTTCGTCAAGCTCGGCTTCGGCGACTCCGTGACCTGGATGACCGACCGCGTCGGCGACGCCGTCGAGAACCTCGTCGCCATCCCCGGCAAGATCCCGGCCCTGTGGGACGCGGCCTTCGGGGACGGCCCGCGCGAGCCGGACTCCCCGATGGGCATCGTCGGCGCCGCCCGTATCACCGGTGACATCGCCACCCTGGACATCCCCGCCTCGCAGCAGGTGGCGATGTTCGTCTTCGTCCTCGCCTTCTTCAACCTCTCCCTGTTCCTGTTCAACATGCTCCCGCTGCTCCCGCTCGACGGCGGGCACATCGCGGGCGCCCTGTGGGAGTCGCTGCGGCGCAAGGTGGCCCGCGTCCTGCGCCGCCCGGACCCGGGCCCGTTCGACGTGGCCAAGCTGATGCCGGTCGCGTACGTGGTGGCGGGCGTCTTCGTCTGCTTCACCGTCCTCGTCCTGATCGCGGACGTCGTCAACCCGGTCAAGATCAGCTGA